The Acidobacteriota bacterium genome segment CGCCCACGTTGCCTCCCCGAGCCAGGAGGAAGCGGGGGGATTGCCACTGCCAGAGGTAGGCCATCCAGTAGGTCACCAGCACCATCAGCCGGGTGTAGAGGGTGTAGAGGACGAGGCCCTTGAACAGCGCTCGGTAGGGCCGATCGCTTTGGGACGACTGGATCTGGTAGGCGAGGTAGAAGGGCACCAGAAAGTGCAGCCAGGCGACCCCCAGCAGGTTGTTGATCGAATCGGGGGCGCCCAGTTGTTCCAGAACGATCCGCAGCACGACCACGATTGCGGCGACGATCAGCGGCCATTTCAGCCTGTTTCCGGTGTCCGATGCCATGGGGTGTCTCCTTGGGATGCGATCAATGTCGGCGGCTTGTAGCATATCACGGTCTGCGGCCTGGAATGACTCCTCCCGGCCGTAGTTTGGGAGTCGTAACCTGGCGGGCAGGCCCAGGCGAGTACAGGAATGATCGATGGTTAGATTCGGTCCATTGATCGGGTGTCTTTTTGTGGCCGCGGGAGGCGGATCGGCCCGAGCCCTCGATTTTGTGCAGCAGATCGCGCCCGGTGTCCACTTGGCCGGCTTCGCCGACCGCTACGGTTCCGCCAACTGCGGTTGGATCGAGTTGGAGGATCGCACGGTGCTGATCGATCTGCCGCATGGGATCGGAGTGGAAGCGTTCCTGGAGGCGGTTTCCCGAACTGCCTCCAAGCCAATCCGCTCGTTGTTGCTGACCAGCAAACCGAATCCTCAAGACGAGAGGCTGCAAGCGCTCAAGGCGCGCGGCGTTGGAGTGGTCGAGGTTTCCGAGGCTCGGAGAACAATCTCGTTGGGCAAGGGGCCGCGGCTCATCGAAGCGATCCCCTGCGACGACGGCCGGAAAACCCCGGCGGTAGCCTTCTTCCTGCCGCGAGAGCGGATCCTGTTTGCGGGCCGGATGGTCATCCACGGTCCTCGGGCCGATCTGTCGGGCCGGGACACCCTGGCCTGGATGGCTACGCTTCGAAAACTGAAGCAGCTTGGGGCCAAGCGGGTGGTTCCGGGCTACGGCAGCTGGGAGGGCGGAGATCTACTGGGGCGCCAGATGGGCTATCTGGCCGAGTTGCGCCGCCAGGTGGCTTATGGGATCTGCCTGGGCCTTCCGTTGGAAGAGATCCGCAAGGGGATCCTGCTGCCTGCTTCCTACTTTCCCTGGGTGCCATACGGAGAGCCGGCCGCCGAAGACATCGATCACCTGTTCCGGGAACAGACGGTCCCCGTGGCTCCCTTCGGACGGAAGGGTCCCCCCGGAAAAGGCGAGGGTCCTCAGGCCCTGGTCCTGATCGGCGACCGGTTTCATGAGCCGGAGCACATCCAGGAGGGGTTGAAACCGGTCTTCGAGGCGACCGGGGTGACCCCCCACTTTGCCGTCGACTTCCGGGCGCTGTCAGCCCAAAACCTGGCTCGGGTCCAGCTGCTGGTGATCTTGAAGGACGGCATGCTGTGGCCGGAGGGGTATGACCGTCCCTACCGCCAGTGGATGACCATGGAGCAGCAGAAAGCGGTGGTGGAATTCGTGGAGGCCGGAGGGGGATTTCTGAACCTGCACAACTCCATGGGACTCTATCCCGAGGGCCCCTACCTCGACCTGGTGGGAGGGCGTTATCAGGGTCATGGGCCGCTGGAGAGATTTGGCGTGGAGGTGGTGGATGCGGAACACCCGGTTACGCGGGGTGTGAGGGACTTTTTCGTAGCCGACGAGCAGCACACGCCCTCATACGAATCGCAAAAGGTGGGTTTGCTGCTGAAGAATCGCTCCGATCAGGGCAAGGTGGCCGCAGCCGGCTGGGCCTACCAAACCGGCCAGGGGCGCCTCTGCCACCTGGCCAACGGCCATACCCGGGAATCCCTGGATCATCCCATGTTCCAGCGCCTGATGCGGAATGCCGTCAAGTGGTGTCTGGCCAGGCCGGATCCTCGTTAGCAATCGGCGCCGATCCGTCTCCCTGCCTGATGGGCCAGGGCGGAATCCGTTCTACTGGTTCTTCTTTCTCTCCTCGGCCGCCGAGAAGGTGGTTTTCACCTTTTTGGAAAAGGCCGCGATCATGGTCTTGGCCTCCAGCGCGTGAGACCCGGTGGGAGCGATCTCCAGATACCTCTGATAGGCCTCCAGGGTGCCGGGAGCAGGGATCTGCTGGCCATCGTCGGTGACCGTGGCCATGCTGACCAGGGTGACAGCCAATTGGTACTGGGCCTCGGCGTTCTTGGGGTTGGCCTCGAGGGATTTCCTGAAGGCCTCCACCGCCTCGGCGGACTTGCCGGTCCGCACGAAAGCCGCCGCGATTCTGAAGTAGGCATCGGACAGTCTTTCCGGCGCCAGCTCGGCAATCCTCTCGACCGCCGCGTAGGCCTCGGTGCCCTTGCCGGCCATGGCCAAGGCTGAAGCCATGCTTCTCCGGTAAGCCACCTCGGAGTCGGGGTTGGACTTCTTTGAAAGAGCGGTGAGAGCGTTCCGGTAGCTGCCGACAGCCTGGTCGTACTTTCTCATCTGCCGGTAGGTGTCGCCCAGAAAGGCGTGAATCACGTGCTGATCCGGGTCCATCTTGGCGGCCCTTTGGAAGGACAGGGCGGCCATGGTGAAGTTCTTCTTCATGAACAGGTCCCGCCCCTGCTGAAACTCCTGATTCAACTTGGCGTAAGCAGCCTGGTTACCCCCCCCTCCTCCTTTGGAGGTGCGAAGAGCAATGGGAGGCATGACGCGAGTTTCCTTCCCTCCCAGACACTGGGATCCGGGGCTGCAGACATCGACGACGTTCTCCCAGACCTTGTCGTTGTCGATGTGCACCGAGACCTTGTAACGCCCGATGGGAATGAAGTAGCGGTTGAAGCGCCCCTTCTTGTTGGTCTTGGCCTTGATGGGCTTTCCGGCCCGCCCCAGGTTCTCGAACTGGATAACGGCGTCTCTAACGGGTTGACCGTCGAGCGTGACGACTCCTTCGACGGTGCCTCTTTGAGCCAGGGCTTCCGGCGGCTCAGCCAGAGCCGCAAAGGTCAGTACCAGGCCACAGGCCAGAAAGAATTTCCAATGCTTTCTCATGGGAACCTCCAGGGTCGTCTCCTCGGGGCTGGGGCGCGGTCGCGGCTACGGAACCGGGGCCGCGGCCAGAAAAATTGCACCGACGGAAGTTGTTCAAACAAGGGTCGATTATACGCCAGGGGTTCGCCCACCGCCACCCTTTCTTGAGCGGCCGTTGGGATGCCCCTCGCTTTGCATTAGGACGTAGAAACCGGTCAATGGGTTTCGAAAAGGAATGACCAGGGCGCCGGCGTCGCCCCATCACCCGGTGGCAACCGGATTTGGAGAGAGTTGGCGCTGAAGGGCAGGCATGACCTCGGAAGCGAACAGCTCCAGGCTGTGGAGATGCCGCTCCTTGTCATCCCAGTCGTGGGCCACCAGCGCCAGCGTGCCGAACGGTCCCACCTCCTGGCGGAGCTCAACGATTCGGCGGGTCACTTCGTCGGGATCGCCCGCAACAACGACCTCGTTCATGAAGTAGTCGAGGTTGCAATCGGCGTCGTCCATCTCCGGGTCTCGCCGGAACAGCTTCAGCTCGCCCGCGAACTTCCGCGTGAAGGTCAGGATATATTCAATGGTCCGTCCCAAGGTATTTTCGCGCGCCAGGCGCTTGGCTTCCGCCGTGGAGTCGGCCACGAAGACATTGAGCGAGACCTTCCAGTCTTGCGGCCGCGGAGTTCGCCCGGCCCGTTCGGCAGCCTGGCTGTAGGTGATCCAGTGATCCTTCAGAACCTCTCTGTGGAGCATATGGTGGCTGAAGGGCTGGAAGCCGTGAGCGCCGGCCATCTTTACCGTTCCCGAACCACGGCTCATGCAGGGCACTGCGATGGGGGGATGGGGAAGTTGGTAGGGCCGGTGAACCACTCCGGTGCCAAGCTCCGCCGAAATACTTTCCTTCAGACGGTAGTCCCAGAACCTGCCCGTCATCTCCCGGGGCGGCTCTTCGGCCCAGAGTTTCAGGATCATGTCGATGGACTCGGCAACCATGGCCCCGCTGTTCTTGGGCTCGACGTTATGGACTTCCAGGTCGGACGGAACCGCGCCCGGACCAAAGCACAGATTGAGCCGTCCCTTGCAGAGGTGGTCCAGAAAGGCCAGGCGCCCGGCTACCTGGGCCGGGTGGTGGTATTGAAGACAGATAGGGGCCGGTCCCAGGCGAATCCTCTCGGTCAGGGTAAAGGCCTTGGCCAGAAAGATCTCCGGCATGACGATGTTTTCGTAGCTTGAGGTGTGGTGCTCGCCCACCCAGAACTCCTCGTATCCCCATTCCTCGCAACGGCCGATCAGCTCCAGGTCTTCGTCGTAGCACTGGGCCTTGGGCTTGTCCGGGTTGTGGATAGGCATCAGGAACATGCCGTATTTCAGAGGTTGATCGGGACTCATGGTGGATTCCTCGCTGGGTTGTCTGGGGGGATCTCCCCGTCTGCAAGACCGGAAACATATATTCAACCCCGGATAGAGTCAATCTCAAAAAGGGAGCCGTGAATGGCCGACCAATTGGAGACGAATCGGGTCGAGAGGGTGATCGAATGACTCTCATCCAACCAAGTTCGAGGAACGTCGTTCGGGGGCGCGCTTTTCTCTTTGAGTTGTCCCGAAACATCGAATAGATTAGGTGGCTGATTCACCGACAGGAGGCCACCTCGGCTCCAAGGCCGGGAGCTCCGACATCGAAGGGAGAGGAATCGAAGATGCCCAACGGGAACTGCTACACCGACGACTGGAAACGGACCACCCCCGACTATGCCGTCTATCTGCAGAAGGCTCCGGGGGAAAGGGACGAGTATTCCGACCACATTCACGTCTTTTACACGCCTGGGGGCGATCTCATGTGCATGTGGACCCAGGGCTCCCATGAGAGTTCCCCCGACCTCAGAGTGGTTTGCTCGCGCAGCCGGGATGGTGGAAAGACCTGGTCCCCGACTCTTGCCATTGACGAGTCCAAGTACAAGAACATGGTTCCTTCGCTGGGATTTCCCCTGATCAGCCGCTCGGGAAGAATGTACTGCCTTTACAACCAGCACCTGGGATACGGCGACGGAGGTCTCTATTCCTCGCCCCTGCGGGTCAAGTACTCGGATGACGATGGCCACACCTGGGTCGCCAGCGGCGTGGACATCCCTTGGCGGCGGACCCGTTTCGACCATCCCGATCCCAAAGTCCACCCCACGGGTATCGTCTGGCAGCAGCCCATTCGGGATGCCAAGGATCGCATGCTCGTGGGATTCACCCGGTGGAGCAGCCCCATGGCCTATCCCCGGCCCATCGGGGGCAATCGCAACCACGGCGACAGCGGCATCGAGTTCATGCGCTTCGAGAATGTGGATGAGGGCCCCCATCCCAGGGATCTGAAAATCACCTGGCTGCCGGACGAGGCCGGGACCGTTCGAGTTTCACCCAACATCGAACCCGAGCACTCCCGCGGCTACAGCCTGGCCCAGGAGCCGGGTCTGGTGCTTCTGCCGGACGGGCGATTGTTCACCACCATGAGGACAGTGACCGGCTATATCTGGTACACCGTTTCCGATGACCACGGCCACAGTTGGCGCCCCACCCAACCCATGCGCTTTCGAGACAACGGCGCCAAGGTCGAGCATCCGAAGTCGCCCGAGCCCCTCTACCGCCTGGCAGACGGCCGTTACCTTTTCTTCTTCCACAATCACTCCGGCTACCGGGACGGGGCCACCGGTCCCTGGGACATGGACGCTCGCAGGCCCGTCTACATTACGGTGGGAGAATTTCGCCCCCGGGCGGAACAGCCTCTGTGGTTCAGCGAGCCCAAGTTTCTCTTCGACACGCAGAAGGTGACCGCTGGAACGACCCGGCTCTGGTGGCTGGCCATGTACGCCAGCCTGACGGAGAGGGACGGCCGCCGAGTCTTCTGGTACGCCGACCGCAAACAGTTTGTCCTGGGAAAAAACATCACCGACGAGATGCTGGCCGACATGAGAGCCCCGGAGGCCTGAGGTTCATGAACATGAAGAAGATACGGATGAGATATCAGAAACCGTTCGGGTGGCTGGCAGTCCTCTTCCTTTCAGTGGCCATCTTCTGGATGGGCTGTTCGGTGGCGCCTCCTCCCGGAGAGCAATCCGCTTCCGGTATTTCCGACGCGGATTCAGAGGCCAGCGCCATCTATCTGACCGACCTGGAGAAGTGCCGGCCGGCTTCCGCCCTGGCCAGTGAATGGAAACATGGCACTTGGCGGTTGCTCTCCTACGCCACCGATTCCTTCAGTGGCAACCTGCTGGTGGCCGCCGAGGACAACCGGCCACCTGAAATCACCTATCCGCTGCAGCGGGAAGGGTGGCACCGGATCTACATCGGAATCTACCGCGAACCGTTCACCGGCCCCAGACGGGTTCGGGTCCGCCTGAGCGACGACCAGGCCTTCGGCACCCTGACGGGGCTCGAGGGAGCCAAGGACCATCAGGAGCATTTCATCGATGATATCTTCTGGAAGGAAGCCGACCTCACTGGCAGGGACATCGTCTTCAAACAGATTACCGAGCCCATGGCGGTGCACGCCTGGGTCGCCTACATCAAGCTGGTGCCCCTCACCCAGAAGCAGGTGCGCTCCATCCGGACTGACCGGCGTCGCAAGGACACCAAGAGACTGTTCATCCATAACGACGCCGGAGTGATCAACCGCAGCGGAACCGAGCAGGAAATCCGGGATCAACTGGAACCGTTGCGGCATTCCGACGTGGCCCGGGTCTACTGGGAGTTCGGCACCGGCGACCGCGCCAAGCGTTTCTCCAAGATCGCCCGCGACCACTCGCTGGATTTGACCCAGGCGGCAGGGGGCCGTCCCTTCTTTACCAGCCCCCACGGCCGCTGGTGGGCCGAGAGCTGGAAGGCCTACCACCGGAACGGGGTGGACCCCTTTCTGGTGGCTGCCGAGTACGCCCGCCAGGTGGGAATAGAGTTCCATGCCTCCTACCGTCCCGGGGGCTTCATTTACCCGGACAACTATGGTCCGACCCTTCCGGGCGTCAGCTTTTATGAACAGCACCCGGAATTGGTCTGTGTGAATCGCGAGGGCAAGCCCATGCCCCGCGTCTCCTATGCCTTCCCCGAGACGCGGCGCTATGTGTTGTCGCTCTTTCGTGAAGTGGCCACGGAAAATCCAATCGACGGAGTGGCGGTTCTCTACAATCGCCGCCCACCGCTGGTGGCCTACGAGGCGCCGGTGGTTGACGGGTTTCAGAAGGAATACGGCCTGGACCCGCGCCAGCTTCCGGAGAATGATCCTCGCCTCATGCGCTACCGCTCACGGTTCCTGACCCAGTTCATGAGAGAACTGCGGGCCGAGCTGGATCAGGTGGCTCTGGAACTGAAGCGGGAAAAGCCCTTTGAGATCACGACCGTGGTTTCCAATGGCGAAGAAAACCTGTTTTTCGGGATGGACCTGGACACCTGGGTGAAGGAGGGTCTGGTGGATGTGATCGTCCCCTATTCCTCGGTCGAGCGGATAGGAGCCTATGGAAACAAGGTTGGCCCAAATACATGGGACGGAGAACCCAGCTGGGAGGACCCAGAGGATGTGGAGTGGTTTGTCTCTCTGGTCAAGGGCACCCGAACCCGGGTGGCCCTGAACATGATGCCGCGGTTCCTGACGAAGGAGGCTCAATACCGCAAGGCACACCAGCTCTACGAGGCCGGCGTGGAGAACCTCTTCTTCTGGGACGGGACCCACAGAGTGCGCAATGTTCTGCGGCTGGGACACCGGGAAGAGGTGTCTGACTGGATGGCTTCGGGCCAGCCTCCCTTCCGACCCACCAACGTAAGGGTTTGGGAGCTGGGGGGATGGGACCTGCACACGGAAACCCCCGGGTAGCCGGCCGGCTGGGGTCCCCTTTATATGGTCGAAGAGACACGGTCAATCCAGCCGAGCCCGGAAAGATTCCGAAAAGGCCCGCCTACGCCGTGCCGTGCGGATCATGCGAGGGAAAACGGCCGACTGCCAATAAAGACGAACCACAAGTGGACACGAATGAACACAAATGACACTTGAATGATTCGAGTTTCCGCCAACCCCTTGGAGTCTCTGGCGGATTGATTTTTGCCCTTTTCATGCCCCTTGGCAGATCCTTCCGGAGCCTTCTCCAACCTCTTGGTGGCCCTTCGTCGTCCTTCGTGCTCCTTCGTGGATAACTCTTTTCCCATTGTTTCAGACACGATTCGGGAACGCTCGCCCGGACCGGTCAGGGATTTGCCTGCCGGTCCAGCCGGATCAGCGTTTGCAGCAGCAGGTTGGCGCCGTTGGCGACGTCCCGCGGCCTGGTGTATTCCTGTGGCGAGTGGCTGATTCCACCCACGCTGGGAACGAAGATCAGGGCCGAGGGAGCAATGCTGGCCATATTCTGGGCGTCGTGGGCGGCCCCGCTGGGCAGCCGGGCGTAGCTCAGGTCCAGGGCCTGGGCCGTTTGCCGGATCACCTCCTGCAGGTTCGGGTCGGTCAGGGTCGGCTCCACCCCGATGTCGATTTCCGTGAACTCGATCTCGGTGCCTGTCTCCTGACCGATGAGTCGCGCCCGGCGCCGGATTTCCTGAAAGAGTCGCTCCAGCTTGGGTTTGGCGAGATCGCGCAGCTCCAGGCTGAGCTCCACCCGTCCGGGAATGACGTTGGGCGCTCCCGGCTCGGCCCTGATGCGCCCCACCGTGGCCACCTGTCTGCCGGGCAGGCTCGTGGCGGCCCGGTTGACCGCGATCACCAGCCTGGCGGCCGCCAGCAGGGCGTCCCGGCGGGCGTTCATGGGAGTGGTGCCGGCGTGGTTGGCAAAACCCGTCACGGTCACGTCCCACCAGCGGATGCCTACGAATCCCTCCACAATGCCGATGTCTGTCCCCTCCGACTCCAGGCTGCCTCCCTGCTCGATGTGCAATTCCAGGTAGGCCTTCACCTCTCCAGGGGGGCGGATGGCCCCGGAAATTCGGTCGGCATCGCCACCGAGGGCTGCAATCCCCTGCCGGACGGACATGCCGCTGCGGCTGGATTCCTCCAGGGCCTGGGCGTTGAGCCGGCCCGACAGGGCGCGGCTGCCGGTCAAGCCTCCCTCTTCGTTGGCGAAGACGATGACTTCCAGCGGGTGTCGGGTCCGAATTCCATGCTCCTCCAGCACCTGGACGCACTCGATGGCCGCCATCACTCCCAGCACGCCGTCGAAGGCCCCGGACAGAGGCACGGTGTCGATGTGCGACCCCAGCACGATAGGGGCGAGTTCGGGAGAACCGCCCGGCAGGCGTCCCGACAGGTTGCCGGCCTCGTCGATGCCGACTTCCAGGCCAGCTTCCTGCATGAGCCGGATCACGTAGGCCCGGCCGCTGAGATCGGCCTCGGTGAACGCCAGGCGGGTTACTCCCTGAGGACTCCCTCCGATGCGGGCCATTCGCTCGATGCGCTTCTGGAGCCGTTCAGGGTTGACCCGTAGTTTTGCCGGCTCTTCGGATTCAGCCCCGTACAGGGGCCATCCGAGCAGCAGCAAGCCGAGGGTCAGGCGGAAGAGGTTGGGCAATCTGTTGGCTTCGGACGGCCGCATGGGATTCTCCTGGATTGGGCTGATTCCGCTGGTTGTCGAGGTTCCGGCAGGAGCCGGGCATGGGTGCGCCGGCCATCATACCCGATGCAGAGAGATCGGGATCAGCACCAGGCGTTTTACCGGCCTCGGGAGGGACGGCAAGGCTTGCGCCAACGGGATCGCGCAACTATACTGGCGATGTTCTCGAAGACTCCCTCTCCACACGGACCGTTTGTGGGGTGGTCCTTTGTCCAGGACCGCTTCCAGCCCTGCAGACAATTCGGGACCCGCGGTTTCCGTTCAGCCGGCAAACAGGTTGAACAGTGCGCAGGTGGAACCTCAGCCGAGAGCCGTAGGAGCCAGTGAAAGGAGAGGGAGACCTCATGAGCATCATGGTCACGGAGGTATATCAGGCGCTTGTCGATGCAGGGGCGTCAGAGGAAAAAGCCAGAGCGGCGGCAGAAGCGATTCCCGACATGTCGGATCTAGCGGACAAAAATGACTTTGCCGAATTCAGTTCCGAGCTGAAGCAGGACATCACCGCTCATCGGTCCGAACTGAAGCAGGACATTGTTGACGTTCGGTCCGAGCTGAAACAGGACATCGCCGAACTTCGGACCGAGCTGAAACAGGACATCGCCGAACTTCGGACCGAGCTGAAGCAGGACATCGCCGAACTTCGGACCGAGCTGAAGCAGGAGATCGCCGAACTTCGGTCCGAGCTGAAGCAGCACATCGCCGAACTTCGGTCCGAGTTCCAACGTGAGATTATTGAACTTCGGACCGAGTTCCAACGTGAGATTGCTGAACTTCGGACCGAGCTGAAGCAGGACACCGCCGATCTTCGGACCGAGCTCAAACAGGACATTGTCGGACTGAAGGCCGACCTGTACAAGCACATGTGGCTCATGCAGGGGGCAACCATCGTTGCCATCGTCGGACTTCTGAAGCTCCTGCCCTGATCGCAACGGCTCCGGTAGGTGAACTCGTAGGGGCCGAGTCCCCCGGACACACATCATCGGGCAACGACCTGCCATTCCGGGTTCCGAGACCCTGCGCATTCCATCCCCTGAATCACGAAAATCGTACCCGCGGACGTCATTGTGCGCCTTGCCCCTGCGGTGGTAACATGCTGTCAACACCAGAGTTGATGTGAAGGTGGGAGGAGGCCCGACGATGCCCGGCTCCAGCCGCAGAGCGCTTCTCAGGAAGGTGGGCCTGATTGCCGGAGCGGCAGCGTTGAATACTCCGGCCGGCGGCCTGGCCCGGGCGCGTTCCCCCAACCGCCTAGACATGGACCGCCTTCGCGAGCGCATCCAGGGCGTCCATTGCTTCATGGTGACTCCCTTTCATCCCGACGGCAGCCTCAACGCCGAGGGGCTTCGCCGCAATATCGCCCACCACGCCGATGCCGGGATCCAGGACACGACCATCGTGGTCGGGGGCGGCATGGGGGAGATCTTCTCCCTGGACCTGAAGGAGCACCGGGCCATGGCGGAGGCTGCGGCCAGGGGCGCCGGGGGCAAGCTGCCGGTGGTGGTGGGGGCTTGCGGCGGCTACCGCATGGCCAGGATCATGGCCCGCAACGCCCAGGAAGCCGGAGCCGACGCCATCCTGCTGTTCGCACCTCCCTACTGGAACTGGATTCCCGGATACGACCAGGGCACCATTCGGTATTTCACCGAGGTGGCGCAATCGATCGACATCGGGGTGGTGCTGGCCACGGTTTCGGGGCACAATTTCCCCACTGGCAAGGAGAAGTATTGGCCCAGGGTCCTGAAACGCCTGTCCGAGCTTCCCAATGTCCTCGGGTTCGAGGATTCCAGCAGCGACATCGCCATGGGACAGGAACTGGGAGCCCTGGTCTCCGACCGGCTGGTCTGGATCGCCCGCGGTGAAGGGCACGCCGTCAAGGCCTTGCCGGCCGGAGCCCGAGGCAACACCTCGGCCGTGGCCACCTTCGTCCCTCAGGCCTGCAGAGAGTTTTGCAAGCAGGGGAAACTGGGAGAGGTCGAGCGCATGCAGGAGGTTCTCCGGACGCGGATACAGCCCATGGCCCGGGTCAGAGGCCTCAGTCCCGGCTACCACGTGA includes the following:
- a CDS encoding ThuA domain-containing protein, which encodes MVRFGPLIGCLFVAAGGGSARALDFVQQIAPGVHLAGFADRYGSANCGWIELEDRTVLIDLPHGIGVEAFLEAVSRTASKPIRSLLLTSKPNPQDERLQALKARGVGVVEVSEARRTISLGKGPRLIEAIPCDDGRKTPAVAFFLPRERILFAGRMVIHGPRADLSGRDTLAWMATLRKLKQLGAKRVVPGYGSWEGGDLLGRQMGYLAELRRQVAYGICLGLPLEEIRKGILLPASYFPWVPYGEPAAEDIDHLFREQTVPVAPFGRKGPPGKGEGPQALVLIGDRFHEPEHIQEGLKPVFEATGVTPHFAVDFRALSAQNLARVQLLVILKDGMLWPEGYDRPYRQWMTMEQQKAVVEFVEAGGGFLNLHNSMGLYPEGPYLDLVGGRYQGHGPLERFGVEVVDAEHPVTRGVRDFFVADEQHTPSYESQKVGLLLKNRSDQGKVAAAGWAYQTGQGRLCHLANGHTRESLDHPMFQRLMRNAVKWCLARPDPR
- a CDS encoding sialidase family protein, which gives rise to MPNGNCYTDDWKRTTPDYAVYLQKAPGERDEYSDHIHVFYTPGGDLMCMWTQGSHESSPDLRVVCSRSRDGGKTWSPTLAIDESKYKNMVPSLGFPLISRSGRMYCLYNQHLGYGDGGLYSSPLRVKYSDDDGHTWVASGVDIPWRRTRFDHPDPKVHPTGIVWQQPIRDAKDRMLVGFTRWSSPMAYPRPIGGNRNHGDSGIEFMRFENVDEGPHPRDLKITWLPDEAGTVRVSPNIEPEHSRGYSLAQEPGLVLLPDGRLFTTMRTVTGYIWYTVSDDHGHSWRPTQPMRFRDNGAKVEHPKSPEPLYRLADGRYLFFFHNHSGYRDGATGPWDMDARRPVYITVGEFRPRAEQPLWFSEPKFLFDTQKVTAGTTRLWWLAMYASLTERDGRRVFWYADRKQFVLGKNITDEMLADMRAPEA
- a CDS encoding LLM class flavin-dependent oxidoreductase, translated to MSPDQPLKYGMFLMPIHNPDKPKAQCYDEDLELIGRCEEWGYEEFWVGEHHTSSYENIVMPEIFLAKAFTLTERIRLGPAPICLQYHHPAQVAGRLAFLDHLCKGRLNLCFGPGAVPSDLEVHNVEPKNSGAMVAESIDMILKLWAEEPPREMTGRFWDYRLKESISAELGTGVVHRPYQLPHPPIAVPCMSRGSGTVKMAGAHGFQPFSHHMLHREVLKDHWITYSQAAERAGRTPRPQDWKVSLNVFVADSTAEAKRLARENTLGRTIEYILTFTRKFAGELKLFRRDPEMDDADCNLDYFMNEVVVAGDPDEVTRRIVELRQEVGPFGTLALVAHDWDDKERHLHSLELFASEVMPALQRQLSPNPVATG
- a CDS encoding dihydrodipicolinate synthase family protein; the protein is MPGSSRRALLRKVGLIAGAAALNTPAGGLARARSPNRLDMDRLRERIQGVHCFMVTPFHPDGSLNAEGLRRNIAHHADAGIQDTTIVVGGGMGEIFSLDLKEHRAMAEAAARGAGGKLPVVVGACGGYRMARIMARNAQEAGADAILLFAPPYWNWIPGYDQGTIRYFTEVAQSIDIGVVLATVSGHNFPTGKEKYWPRVLKRLSELPNVLGFEDSSSDIAMGQELGALVSDRLVWIARGEGHAVKALPAGARGNTSAVATFVPQACREFCKQGKLGEVERMQEVLRTRIQPMARVRGLSPGYHVSGIKVALEALGRAGGPVRPPARDVLPEDRPRIAAIARKHAEA
- a CDS encoding Zn-dependent hydrolase; this translates as MRPSEANRLPNLFRLTLGLLLLGWPLYGAESEEPAKLRVNPERLQKRIERMARIGGSPQGVTRLAFTEADLSGRAYVIRLMQEAGLEVGIDEAGNLSGRLPGGSPELAPIVLGSHIDTVPLSGAFDGVLGVMAAIECVQVLEEHGIRTRHPLEVIVFANEEGGLTGSRALSGRLNAQALEESSRSGMSVRQGIAALGGDADRISGAIRPPGEVKAYLELHIEQGGSLESEGTDIGIVEGFVGIRWWDVTVTGFANHAGTTPMNARRDALLAAARLVIAVNRAATSLPGRQVATVGRIRAEPGAPNVIPGRVELSLELRDLAKPKLERLFQEIRRRARLIGQETGTEIEFTEIDIGVEPTLTDPNLQEVIRQTAQALDLSYARLPSGAAHDAQNMASIAPSALIFVPSVGGISHSPQEYTRPRDVANGANLLLQTLIRLDRQANP
- a CDS encoding tetratricopeptide repeat protein, yielding MRKHWKFFLACGLVLTFAALAEPPEALAQRGTVEGVVTLDGQPVRDAVIQFENLGRAGKPIKAKTNKKGRFNRYFIPIGRYKVSVHIDNDKVWENVVDVCSPGSQCLGGKETRVMPPIALRTSKGGGGGNQAAYAKLNQEFQQGRDLFMKKNFTMAALSFQRAAKMDPDQHVIHAFLGDTYRQMRKYDQAVGSYRNALTALSKKSNPDSEVAYRRSMASALAMAGKGTEAYAAVERIAELAPERLSDAYFRIAAAFVRTGKSAEAVEAFRKSLEANPKNAEAQYQLAVTLVSMATVTDDGQQIPAPGTLEAYQRYLEIAPTGSHALEAKTMIAAFSKKVKTTFSAAEERKKNQ